The following nucleotide sequence is from Campylobacter coli 76339.
ACTGATTGAGCCATTTTGATGAGGTTTTGAGCCTTGTTGTTATAAAAAGAACAGCTTTGTATATAGGTTTTAAGACTTGATAAATTTGCATTTGCAAGACTTTTTATATCAGGATAAGCTTTAAACAGCTCAGGGGTGATAAGATTGACCCTTTTATCAGTACATTGCGCAGAAAGCATCACGCAGACTAAAAGTTCATAAAGATTTGAAAACTTTAATTCTGTGGTGGGCTTGTCAAAATGTTTTAAAAAAAGTTCTTTAATTTCTGAATTTCTTTTCATTTTTTTATTTTAATTAATTAGCTTTAAACCAAGTTGAGATATAATTGATTTTAATCTATAATTTATTAAAAAAAGGGAGTAAAAATGAGAAAAGTTTCTCTAATTGCCGCAGCTTTGATTGCTGGTGCAGCTTTAAATTTAAATGCAGCTACTATAGCTACTGTAAACGGTAAAAATATAAGCGATACTGAAGTAAGCGAATTTTTTGCACCGATGCTTAGAGGAGAGGATTTTAAAACCTTGCCTGATCATCAAAAAAAGGCACTTGTACAACAATACATCATGCAAGATTTGATACTACAAGATGCTAAAAAACAAAATTTAGAAAAAGATTCTCTTTATAAAAAAGAATTAGAACGCGCAAAAGACAGCATACTTGTTAATGTTTATCAAGAAAAAATTCTTAATTCTATCAAGGTTGATTCTTCTAAAGTTAAAGCATTTTATGAACAAAATAAAGAAAAATATATTAGACCTGCTGCAGTTCAGGCTAAGCATATCTTAGTATCTAGCGAACAAGAAGCTAAAGATATTATTAAAGAACTTAAGGGTTTAAAAGGCAAAGCTTTAGATGATAAATTCAG
It contains:
- a CDS encoding Cell binding factor 2 precursor, producing the protein MRKVSLIAAALIAGAALNLNAATIATVNGKNISDTEVSEFFAPMLRGEDFKTLPDHQKKALVQQYIMQDLILQDAKKQNLEKDSLYKKELERAKDSILVNVYQEKILNSIKVDSSKVKAFYEQNKEKYIRPAAVQAKHILVSSEQEAKDIIKELKGLKGKALDDKFSQLAKEKSIDPGSKNQGGELGWFDQSTMVKPFTDAAFALKNGTITTTPVKTNFGYHVILKENSRAKEQIKFDDVKKGIENGLRFEEFKRVINQKGQDLLNKAKVEYK